From Solanum lycopersicum chromosome 8, SLM_r2.1, the proteins below share one genomic window:
- the LOC101250534 gene encoding 14 kDa proline-rich protein DC2.15-like yields the protein MAKFGAYSIALVLTFNILFFTMVSSTYVPCPPPPHPKPHPTPTPSTPSTPSSKGKCPKDTLKLNACANLLGDLLHLVVGSSPAKTQCCSLIEGLVDLDAAVCLCTALKANVLGINLNIPLSLSLLLNNCGKYAPKNFQCK from the coding sequence atggcTAAGTTTGGTGCATACTCAATTGCCCTTGTTCTCACATTCAACATTCTTTTCTTCACTATGGTTAGTTCCACTTATGTCCCATGTCCACCACCCCCACACCCCAAACCCCACCCTACCCCTACCCCCTCTACCCCCTCCACCCCATCATCAAAGGGTAAGTGCCCAAAGGACACACTAAAACTAAATGCTTGTGCCAATTTATTGGGTGATTTATTGCACCTTGTTGTTGGAAGTAGTCCAGCCAAGACTCAGTGTTGCTCTTTAATTGAAGGACTTGTTGATCTTGATGCTGCTGTTTGCCTTTGCACTGCCCTTAAAGCCAATGTGTTGGGAATTAATCTAAATATCCCACTTTCACTTAGCTTGTTGCTTAACAATTGTGGCAAATATGCACCCAAGAACTTCCAATGCAAATAA
- the LOC101250241 gene encoding 14 kDa proline-rich protein DC2.15, with protein sequence MAKSLALFLLFNILFFTVVSACNTCHKPKPKPKPKPTPKPCPPPPYSKEGKCPKDTLKLGVCANVLSGLLNVTLGTPPVKPCCSLIGNLVDLEAAACLCTALKANVLGINLNIPISLSLLLNVCSKDVPKGFICA encoded by the coding sequence ATGGCTAAATCACTTGCCTTATTTCTTCTATTCAATATCCTTTTCTTCACTGTGGTGAGTGCATGCAACACTTGCCATAAgccaaaaccaaaaccaaagccaaagccaacgCCGAAGCCATGCCCCCCTCCTCCTTATTCAAAAGAAGGCAAATGCCCAAAAGATACTTTGAAATTAGGTGTTTGTGCTAATGTGCTTAGTGGTTTGTTAAATGTAACACTTGGAACTCCACCTGTAAAACCATGTTGTAGTCTTATTGGAAATCTTGTGGATTTGGAAGCTGCTGCTTGTCTTTGCACTGCACTTAAGGCTAATGTTTTGGGGATTAACCTTAATATCCCTATTTCACTTAGCTTACTTCTTAATGTTTGTAGCAAGGATGTTCCAAAGGGATTCATTTGTGCTTAA
- the LOC109120969 gene encoding 14 kDa proline-rich protein DC2.15, with translation MDSKRNLITLFLFINILFFNLVSGCWTGCNNPPIPKPNPNPNPYPNPTPSKGHCPRDALKLGVCANVLNGPVGAVIGTPPDPHCCMVLGGLLDLEAAVCLCTALKANILGININIPIALSLLINTCGKTLPSDFICA, from the coding sequence ATGGATTCAAAGAGAAACTTAATTACTCTCTTTTTGTTCATcaacattcttttctttaaccTCGTAAGTGGTTGTTGGACTGGTTGCAACAATCCACCAATTCCTAAaccaaaccctaaccctaacccttaccCGAACCCAACCCCATCCAAGGGACATTGCCCTAGAGATGCCTTAAAACTAGGTGTATGTGCCAACGTATTGAACGGTCCGGTCGGAGCGGTCATTGGGACCCCACCCGACCCGCATTGTTGTATGGTACTAGGTGGACTTTTGGATCTTGAAGCTGCTGTTTGTCTTTGCACTGCATTGAAAGCTAATATTCTTggaattaatattaatattccAATTGCATTAAGCTTGCTTATTAATACTTGTGGCAAAACACTCCCATCTGATTTCATTTGTGCCTAA